A section of the Corynebacterium tuberculostearicum genome encodes:
- the murJ gene encoding murein biosynthesis integral membrane protein MurJ — MTDKTGREAEHVEKSPAGVVDPKDAAVPAEHPAPAGARGRIVQASPPAPVPEKRPTPAVKDTTVPPEEDKSALTGRNADNESSNQDVIRATGTMAIATLLSRITGFLRQMLIGATLGATVGTAFSSANQIPNLVTEIVLGAVLTSLVVPVLVRAEKEDTDRGETFVRRLFTLAFSILGIVTIASVVLAPFLTRMMLPEDSKANAVQATSLAFLLLPQILFYGLFALFQAVLNTKNVFGPGAWAPVINNFISIGVLLAYRFLPGELDPHDPTPVADPHVMLLGLGTTTAVMVQCLILLPYLKKAGINLRPKWGLDARIKQFGGMALAIITYVAISQLGYVVTSRVAAYADAGAPLVYQNAWLMLQVPYGVIGVTLLTAIMPRLSRNAADGDVDAVVRDLTLGSKLTFIALIPIVIFMTGFGVPIARALFQYGAYGAESAEQLGLTISFSAFTLIPYALVLLHLRVFYAREEAWTPTFIIAGITLTKIVLTLLAPLMTSNPDRVVILLGTANGFGFVSGAVIGGFLLKRKLGSLGGKAVTQTVLWASGAGLVGLVVSWVLYWGVNYLLPENLPSIVSLIKVAVLGIIFLIATGLVLSKSSLPEVQNLARALQRIPGMSRFIKVDSSKAIELEEPDVPEIQPVFSQDAFNATLVPPPMSAGIVRGPRLVPGAPVSDGRFRLLQDHGAVTGAQFWQAREQSTGRLVALTFVDTNSLAPIAPATPGVAARRSAEISRNTRRLAELELDTVADNIQVLSYRTGCLVVADWFEGTSLKQVAEADNLDPHSVARATAPLFADAAAAHDAGLILGVEHRDRFRVSTDGVVKVAFPAVLDGTSAATDREALSSALELLVESTEPSPKKLRDISEDANLPADEAAQRVEDAHYALDSADEDSREEKMEELHEAKALTLAGIAQRLRDFAPDEPEEAPEALPVKAQVEPDQEDDPAQEPGFGGRGYSGSGVIVIGIFATIFVVAMAALTTWIMSLLSNVEASNPVSETIHGSTDIPDTPPVRLQPSSAVTVPDNKDNAALSDGKTATTWSTEEEDTGVLVTLDTPTHLAVLPVVQSNSTGAKYAVYGVNQDSFNPENPQAGSLHQLARGKFESGKEDIELEETTEQFDGLLLMITELPKSDKATIADIGLVGQP, encoded by the coding sequence ATGACTGATAAGACTGGCCGCGAGGCCGAACACGTGGAGAAGTCACCTGCGGGTGTAGTTGACCCGAAGGATGCCGCCGTGCCGGCAGAGCACCCCGCCCCAGCGGGTGCCCGCGGCCGCATCGTCCAGGCCTCTCCTCCCGCTCCGGTACCAGAAAAGCGCCCCACCCCAGCGGTGAAGGACACCACCGTTCCTCCTGAGGAGGATAAGTCCGCGCTCACTGGACGCAACGCGGACAATGAATCATCCAATCAGGATGTCATTCGCGCAACGGGCACGATGGCCATCGCGACGCTACTATCCCGCATCACTGGCTTCTTGCGCCAGATGCTCATCGGCGCCACGCTCGGCGCCACGGTGGGAACTGCGTTTAGTAGCGCCAACCAGATCCCCAACCTCGTCACCGAGATCGTTTTGGGTGCGGTGCTGACCTCTCTGGTTGTGCCCGTCCTCGTGCGCGCCGAAAAGGAAGACACGGACCGCGGCGAGACCTTTGTCCGGCGGCTATTTACCCTGGCCTTTTCCATCCTGGGCATAGTTACCATCGCCTCAGTGGTGCTAGCACCCTTCTTAACCAGGATGATGCTGCCGGAAGATTCCAAGGCCAATGCCGTACAGGCAACTTCCTTGGCCTTCTTGCTGCTGCCGCAAATTCTTTTCTACGGCCTCTTCGCCCTCTTCCAGGCCGTCCTTAATACCAAGAATGTCTTTGGTCCGGGCGCCTGGGCGCCGGTGATCAATAACTTCATCTCCATTGGTGTGCTGCTGGCTTATCGCTTCCTGCCAGGCGAGCTCGACCCGCATGATCCCACGCCAGTAGCCGACCCACACGTCATGCTCTTGGGCTTGGGCACCACCACAGCGGTGATGGTGCAGTGCCTCATCCTATTGCCGTATCTGAAAAAGGCCGGCATTAACCTGCGCCCCAAATGGGGCTTGGATGCGCGCATCAAGCAATTCGGCGGCATGGCTTTGGCCATCATTACCTATGTGGCCATCTCCCAGCTGGGCTACGTGGTCACCTCCCGCGTGGCCGCCTATGCGGATGCCGGCGCACCGCTGGTCTATCAGAATGCCTGGCTCATGCTGCAGGTGCCTTATGGCGTTATCGGCGTGACGCTCCTGACGGCGATTATGCCTCGCCTGTCCCGCAACGCCGCCGACGGCGATGTAGATGCCGTGGTCCGCGATCTCACCCTGGGCTCCAAGCTGACCTTCATCGCACTTATCCCCATCGTCATCTTCATGACCGGCTTCGGCGTTCCTATCGCCCGCGCCCTCTTCCAATACGGTGCCTACGGCGCCGAGAGCGCCGAGCAGCTCGGCCTGACCATCAGCTTCTCCGCCTTCACACTCATCCCGTATGCCTTGGTGCTGCTGCACCTGCGCGTGTTCTATGCCCGCGAGGAAGCCTGGACGCCTACCTTCATCATCGCCGGCATCACGCTGACCAAGATCGTCCTCACTCTCTTGGCACCATTGATGACGTCCAACCCGGACCGCGTGGTGATTCTGCTCGGTACGGCCAATGGCTTTGGCTTCGTCTCCGGTGCCGTCATTGGCGGCTTCCTGCTCAAGCGCAAGCTCGGCAGCCTCGGCGGCAAGGCCGTCACCCAAACCGTGCTGTGGGCTTCCGGTGCCGGTCTCGTAGGTTTGGTCGTCTCCTGGGTGCTGTACTGGGGCGTGAATTACCTCCTCCCGGAGAATCTGCCGTCCATCGTCTCGCTGATCAAGGTCGCGGTGCTTGGCATCATCTTCCTCATCGCCACCGGCCTGGTGCTGTCCAAGTCCTCCTTGCCGGAGGTCCAGAACCTGGCCCGTGCCCTACAGCGCATCCCGGGCATGTCCCGCTTCATCAAGGTCGATTCTTCCAAGGCCATCGAGCTGGAGGAGCCCGACGTACCGGAAATTCAACCGGTATTCTCCCAGGACGCCTTCAATGCCACCCTGGTGCCGCCGCCGATGTCCGCCGGTATCGTCCGCGGACCACGCCTCGTGCCGGGCGCCCCGGTATCGGATGGCCGCTTCCGCCTGCTCCAAGATCACGGTGCGGTCACTGGTGCGCAGTTCTGGCAGGCACGCGAACAGTCCACCGGCCGACTGGTCGCCTTGACGTTCGTCGATACCAATAGCCTGGCGCCAATTGCGCCGGCGACGCCAGGAGTTGCCGCCCGCCGCTCCGCAGAGATTTCGCGCAATACCCGCCGCCTTGCCGAGCTGGAGCTCGATACCGTGGCGGATAATATCCAAGTTCTGTCTTATCGCACTGGCTGCCTGGTAGTGGCGGATTGGTTTGAGGGCACCTCCCTTAAGCAGGTGGCTGAGGCCGATAACCTCGATCCCCATTCCGTGGCTCGTGCTACTGCACCGCTATTTGCTGACGCCGCCGCTGCCCACGATGCCGGCCTCATCCTCGGCGTGGAACACCGCGATCGTTTCCGCGTTTCTACCGATGGCGTGGTCAAGGTTGCCTTCCCCGCCGTGCTGGATGGCACCTCCGCCGCTACCGACCGCGAGGCTCTAAGCTCCGCCCTCGAGCTGCTCGTAGAGTCCACGGAGCCTTCGCCGAAGAAGCTGCGCGATATTTCTGAGGACGCCAACCTTCCGGCGGACGAGGCCGCCCAGCGCGTCGAAGATGCGCACTACGCGCTCGATAGTGCCGACGAAGACAGCCGCGAGGAAAAGATGGAGGAGCTGCACGAGGCAAAGGCCCTGACCTTGGCCGGCATCGCCCAGCGCCTGCGCGACTTCGCACCGGATGAACCAGAAGAAGCACCTGAAGCCCTGCCGGTGAAGGCACAGGTAGAACCGGACCAAGAGGATGACCCGGCGCAAGAACCCGGCTTTGGCGGCCGCGGTTATTCCGGTTCCGGCGTCATCGTCATCGGCATCTTCGCCACCATCTTCGTCGTAGCAATGGCCGCGCTCACCACCTGGATCATGTCCTTGCTCAGCAATGTGGAGGCATCCAACCCGGTCAGCGAGACCATCCACGGCAGCACGGACATTCCGGATACCCCGCCGGTGCGTCTCCAGCCTTCCTCTGCGGTTACCGTCCCTGATAACAAGGACAATGCAGCGCTTAGCGACGGCAAAACGGCCACCACTTGGTCCACCGAAGAGGAGGACACCGGCGTCCTCGTCACCTTGGATACGCCAACGCACCTTGCGGTCCTGCCGGTGGTGCAGTCCAACTCCACTGGGGCGAAGTACGCCGTCTATGGCGTAAATCAGGACAGCTTCAATCCGGAGAACCCACAAGCTGGCTCCCTGCACCAACTGGCCAGGGGCAAGTTCGAAAGCGGCAAGGAAGATATCGAGCTGGAGGAAACCACCGAGCAATTCGACGGCCTCCTCCTCATGATCACCGAGCTGCCCAAGTCCGATAAGGCAACCATCGCAGACATTGGGCTCGTCGGGCAGCCCTAG
- a CDS encoding YceI family protein encodes MVTKVRGNFADFEGTITVAENIAESAAKATIRTASISTGNDDRDAHVKNEDFFAVEQYPEITFKATNLNVDENGNGTVTGNLTVLLQSWAESRDDPVSHFLMAAACRCSQAVSKTRLTITASGLGCP; translated from the coding sequence ATGGTCACCAAGGTTCGCGGTAACTTCGCAGACTTCGAAGGCACCATTACCGTGGCCGAGAACATCGCTGAGTCCGCTGCTAAGGCCACTATCCGTACCGCATCCATCTCCACTGGCAACGACGACCGCGATGCGCACGTAAAGAACGAGGACTTTTTCGCGGTAGAGCAGTACCCGGAGATCACCTTCAAGGCCACCAACCTCAACGTTGATGAGAATGGCAACGGCACCGTCACCGGTAACCTCACGGTGCTGTTGCAAAGTTGGGCGGAGAGCCGAGACGACCCAGTTTCTCATTTCCTGATGGCCGCTGCGTGCCGGTGTTCTCAGGCCGTCTCGAAGACCCGGTTGACGATCACCGCGTCCGGATTGGGGTGCCCATAA
- a CDS encoding IS6 family transposase: MGIFSGRHFPRDIILWAVRWYCRYGVSYRDLEEMMTERGVPVDHTTIYRWVQKYAPELDKHTRWYRQVPDWQAQSWRVDETYIRVGGTWCYLYRAITAGGQTLDFYLSPKRNVAAAKRFLAKTLRSNTTAGSPRVINTDKAPALAKAISELKAEGICPQTVEHRQVKYLNNVLEGDHGRLKRILGPKGAFKNRISAYRTLKGMEAMHSLRKGQGTMFAYGHPNPDAVIVNRVFETA, encoded by the coding sequence ATGGGCATCTTCTCCGGTCGGCATTTCCCCCGTGACATCATCCTGTGGGCGGTGCGGTGGTACTGCCGCTACGGCGTGAGCTACCGCGACCTCGAAGAAATGATGACCGAGCGGGGTGTGCCAGTCGATCACACCACGATCTACCGCTGGGTGCAGAAATACGCCCCTGAGCTGGATAAGCACACTCGCTGGTACCGGCAGGTACCCGACTGGCAGGCCCAGTCCTGGCGGGTGGATGAGACCTATATCCGGGTCGGCGGCACGTGGTGCTATCTCTACCGGGCTATTACCGCCGGTGGGCAGACCTTAGACTTCTACCTCTCACCAAAACGGAATGTGGCTGCGGCCAAGCGTTTCCTGGCCAAGACGCTGCGATCGAATACGACAGCCGGGTCCCCGCGGGTCATCAACACCGACAAGGCACCAGCTCTGGCCAAGGCAATATCCGAGCTGAAGGCGGAGGGAATCTGCCCTCAGACGGTGGAGCACCGGCAGGTGAAATACCTGAACAACGTTCTCGAGGGAGATCATGGCCGACTTAAAAGAATCCTGGGACCGAAGGGGGCGTTCAAAAACCGAATTTCCGCCTACCGGACGTTGAAAGGGATGGAAGCGATGCATTCATTACGGAAAGGTCAGGGCACGATGTTTGCTTATGGGCACCCCAATCCGGACGCGGTGATCGTCAACCGGGTCTTCGAGACGGCCTGA
- a CDS encoding MGMT family protein, giving the protein MSESPLVKRVLAVVAVIPPGNVTSYGEVAKVAGCGARNVGTVLKRHGAGTAWWRVVRADGTSHDPARAAEFWDREAIAHAGGRVKMHEHGIDARELQELME; this is encoded by the coding sequence ATGAGTGAGTCGCCACTGGTCAAGCGCGTATTGGCGGTCGTTGCCGTAATCCCACCCGGCAACGTCACCTCCTATGGCGAGGTGGCTAAGGTGGCCGGCTGCGGCGCGCGCAACGTCGGGACCGTATTAAAACGCCACGGCGCTGGTACCGCCTGGTGGCGCGTCGTCCGCGCGGATGGCACCTCCCATGATCCCGCCCGCGCCGCAGAGTTCTGGGATCGCGAGGCCATCGCGCACGCTGGCGGCCGCGTTAAAATGCACGAGCACGGAATCGACGCCCGCGAATTACAGGAGTTGATGGAGTGA
- a CDS encoding VOC family protein: MPAFEAEVGMPYWIDLTTSDPRKSAHFYEQVLGWEISAESGEDNPYQMARLQGLPIAGLIPQPEEAPMPHTWVTYFLSKDIAGDCQRAQNLGGRILVEPQQVQLGHMALLVDAAGGMFGLIQPAGPEHFVAAGEPGTPVWHELTATSGFQNAMDFYGELFNWEIRAMQSEDENFIYATAEEDGAPFAGLWNAEGQFPPQVPSFWQTYLGVRDIDAAAKKAVELGGEVIREPWDSPFGRMCLLADSTGATITLTEVEDAPEEEPTESDDVLGLDPQ, translated from the coding sequence ATGCCAGCATTCGAAGCTGAAGTGGGCATGCCCTACTGGATCGACCTGACCACCTCGGACCCGCGCAAGTCCGCGCACTTCTATGAGCAGGTGCTGGGCTGGGAAATCTCCGCCGAGTCCGGCGAGGATAATCCCTATCAAATGGCGCGCCTGCAGGGCCTGCCCATCGCTGGGCTGATCCCGCAGCCGGAGGAGGCCCCCATGCCGCATACGTGGGTGACCTACTTCCTGTCCAAGGACATCGCGGGCGATTGCCAGCGCGCGCAGAACCTGGGCGGGCGCATCCTCGTGGAGCCGCAGCAGGTGCAGCTGGGGCACATGGCCCTGCTTGTCGACGCCGCCGGGGGCATGTTCGGCCTCATCCAACCCGCCGGCCCAGAGCACTTCGTGGCTGCCGGCGAGCCCGGCACCCCGGTCTGGCACGAGCTCACCGCTACCTCGGGCTTCCAGAACGCGATGGATTTTTATGGCGAGTTATTCAACTGGGAAATCCGCGCCATGCAGTCTGAGGATGAGAACTTCATCTATGCCACCGCGGAAGAAGACGGTGCGCCGTTTGCCGGGCTGTGGAACGCCGAGGGGCAGTTCCCGCCGCAGGTCCCGAGCTTCTGGCAGACCTACCTGGGCGTGCGCGATATCGACGCCGCTGCGAAGAAGGCCGTGGAACTAGGCGGCGAGGTCATCCGCGAACCATGGGATTCACCCTTCGGTCGCATGTGCCTTTTGGCCGATTCCACCGGTGCCACCATCACCCTCACCGAGGTCGAAGATGCCCCCGAAGAGGAGCCGACCGAATCGGATGACGTGTTGGGGCTCGACCCGCAGTAA
- a CDS encoding RNA-binding S4 domain-containing protein gives MLDIPINGDSIKLGQFIKLASLVATGGEAKELIAEGVVTVNGEPETRRGAMLHPGDEVCIEDACARVGEPDDDDDYFDEATADDDFDPEKWRNM, from the coding sequence ATGCTAGACATTCCTATCAACGGCGACTCCATCAAATTGGGCCAGTTCATCAAGCTGGCCAGCTTGGTGGCTACCGGCGGCGAGGCTAAAGAGCTCATCGCAGAAGGCGTAGTTACGGTCAATGGCGAGCCCGAGACGCGCCGGGGCGCCATGCTCCACCCAGGCGATGAGGTGTGCATCGAGGACGCCTGCGCGCGCGTGGGCGAGCCGGACGATGACGATGATTACTTTGATGAAGCCACGGCCGACGATGACTTTGATCCGGAAAAGTGGAGGAATATGTAG
- a CDS encoding alpha/beta hydrolase family esterase encodes MIKIGKKTLALCAGLCAAAGLMAGCEEEPPQPGSVPNESQGVADGYITTLPDQGTTANGQYQIINLQNHRSFVVHVPFNADKHHRLPVVVAMHGYEMDAGNMFKGTDLSQGDAITVFVQGAGKAWAPAPYAVTSLDDDLKYVDDTIDFVRRHYPATDTTYGVGFSNGGGFARAVTCKRPGLFDAVATVSAAKYDRVEKDCASEPTDYLDIHGTEDVLMKYGGGRQHGAHYHSVKKSLRGIARENGCNPFPKRRRKEAVEHFTWRVCDARTEQYTIHGGAHTWNGGATDHSGLVRAEWTTDTVLDFFHITHP; translated from the coding sequence GTGATTAAAATCGGCAAGAAAACACTGGCCCTGTGCGCTGGGTTATGCGCGGCCGCCGGACTCATGGCGGGGTGCGAGGAAGAACCGCCGCAGCCGGGCAGCGTGCCGAATGAATCGCAAGGCGTGGCCGATGGCTATATCACCACGCTGCCGGACCAGGGCACAACGGCCAATGGCCAGTACCAGATCATTAACCTACAAAATCATCGCAGTTTTGTAGTCCACGTGCCGTTTAATGCGGATAAGCACCACCGCTTGCCCGTGGTCGTGGCGATGCACGGCTATGAGATGGACGCCGGCAACATGTTCAAAGGCACCGACTTATCCCAGGGCGATGCCATTACCGTCTTTGTCCAAGGTGCGGGCAAGGCGTGGGCGCCGGCACCCTATGCGGTAACCAGCTTGGACGATGACCTCAAGTACGTGGATGACACGATTGATTTCGTCCGGCGCCATTATCCCGCCACGGACACCACCTATGGCGTGGGCTTTTCCAATGGCGGCGGATTCGCCCGCGCGGTGACCTGCAAGCGGCCGGGCCTATTCGATGCGGTGGCCACGGTTTCGGCGGCAAAATATGACCGCGTGGAAAAAGACTGCGCCAGCGAGCCCACCGATTACCTAGATATCCACGGCACCGAAGACGTGCTGATGAAATATGGCGGTGGGCGCCAGCACGGTGCGCACTACCACTCGGTCAAAAAATCGCTGCGCGGGATTGCCAGGGAGAATGGGTGTAACCCGTTTCCAAAGAGGCGTCGGAAAGAAGCGGTGGAGCACTTTACCTGGCGGGTATGTGATGCGCGCACCGAGCAATACACCATCCACGGTGGCGCGCACACGTGGAATGGCGGGGCCACGGACCACTCCGGGCTGGTGAGGGCGGAGTGGACTACCGATACGGTCCTGGATTTCTTCCATATCACCCACCCGTAG
- a CDS encoding YbjQ family protein yields the protein MIFTTTNTVDGYEITDYIRIIAGETVIGINMLKDFGASIRNITGGRSAGYESEAIKAREAALDELWRRGQELGADGVVGIAFDYSPMGTSNDMLMVTATGTAVKLRARD from the coding sequence ATGATTTTTACCACTACTAATACCGTTGATGGTTATGAGATTACGGACTATATCCGCATTATCGCCGGAGAGACCGTCATCGGTATTAATATGCTGAAGGATTTCGGGGCATCCATCCGCAATATCACCGGTGGGCGCTCCGCCGGGTACGAGAGCGAGGCCATCAAGGCGCGTGAGGCGGCACTCGATGAATTGTGGCGTCGCGGTCAGGAGCTCGGGGCCGATGGTGTGGTGGGCATTGCCTTCGATTATTCGCCCATGGGAACGTCGAATGACATGCTGATGGTCACGGCCACCGGCACGGCGGTGAAGCTGCGCGCCCGTGATTAA
- a CDS encoding LysE family translocator, whose product MAISALVTLMGVWFAAMASPGPDVVQIIRLGARSTRAAVWAALGSTTGLTIWTVASLAGLSALISAHPGILVALQVLGGCYLLWMAYTAITGGIKERRAPATVVGTETRVPQPRGFTPDGIIKAATAYRMGFICDLSNPKVVIFFGAIFANFIDPSMGIGANLMVGAVLILESLVLFVGVALSTRAVSKWMAKNSAWVDIVSGVVFLLLGVIILFEGVRGLIAM is encoded by the coding sequence GTGGCTATTAGCGCCCTGGTGACCTTAATGGGCGTGTGGTTCGCGGCGATGGCCTCGCCGGGCCCAGACGTAGTGCAAATCATTCGCTTAGGTGCGCGTTCTACGCGCGCAGCCGTATGGGCGGCGCTTGGTAGTACCACCGGCCTTACCATTTGGACCGTGGCCTCCTTGGCGGGGCTATCCGCGCTGATTTCTGCGCACCCTGGCATCCTCGTGGCGCTGCAGGTTCTCGGTGGTTGTTACCTGCTGTGGATGGCCTATACCGCCATTACCGGCGGCATCAAGGAGCGCCGCGCACCCGCAACCGTAGTGGGCACCGAAACCCGCGTCCCGCAGCCGCGCGGGTTTACGCCGGACGGCATTATCAAGGCGGCCACCGCCTATCGCATGGGATTCATCTGCGATCTCTCGAACCCCAAGGTGGTCATCTTCTTCGGCGCCATCTTTGCCAATTTCATTGATCCCAGCATGGGCATTGGGGCCAATCTCATGGTGGGTGCCGTATTGATTCTGGAAAGCCTCGTGCTTTTTGTCGGCGTGGCTTTGAGTACCCGCGCGGTTTCGAAGTGGATGGCTAAGAATTCCGCCTGGGTGGATATTGTCAGCGGCGTGGTCTTCCTGCTGCTGGGTGTCATCATCCTTTTTGAGGGCGTGCGTGGACTTATAGCCATGTAA